In Silene latifolia isolate original U9 population chromosome 6, ASM4854445v1, whole genome shotgun sequence, the genomic window TAACCTGGGTTGCTGCGAATTGGTGGTACAGATGACGGAGAGACGAGTTGTTGGTGGTGAATGGCTGACTCGGTTTCGATTCCGAGTTCGCAATTAAAGATGGAGATGGTGGTTGTCTAGAACACATGTCTTACAAATGGGTACGAAGATGAATTTATTGGGGCAAAACGTTCATAAAAAAAGAGACCCCACCTGAAAGTCCAAATTGGTGCAGTTTTTGACCAGAGAACATTGtatgggagtaaattattaaaacaatttcataagggagttatttaaaaaaaaaaagtggtttataaaagggAAGAATTGTTAATTTAGTCTAATTGTTACTTTGTTAGGCCCCGTTACTTTGGCTTCTCATCTCACCTCTTGAGCATTAATTAATGGGAAATCctattcattttttattttaattagtttGCATACCCATTTGTGTTTCAACTTCATTCCCCGACAAATATAGTTCTCGTACCGAAAATATTTTACTCTACTAGTTAAGAAAGAGGTATTATGAATAATAGGTTCCAGGTTCGAATTCCCCCTCCCCTATTATAGTGCAACTAAGTTCGAGTTTTgttgaaccaaaaaaaaaaagatagttCTCTTCAACCCTCTTATAAATTGAAGAAAAAGTGGTTAATTACTGTCACCCCTTAAATAAAAAACAAAGAATTGGAGTCCTAATTTTATGGTGAAAAATTTTTCCTTACTAAATTTAGAAAGgggagaatgaataataatcatgTGATAATATTTGAAGGAAAATGGATAACTAAATAGGATGTGCACTAACGTTGGATTAATAGAAGACCGAGAAAATTGTTGTCAACCTGAGACTAATTGAGAGCATTTTGGCCCCGATtctcaaaaatgagtttttgtttttcaagtttaatttttcaaaagtgtttttcaaaagcagaaacaacaaatagttgcttctatttctatgggcaaaaatttggatttttagcttttgagaatttttgtttaacttttagaaAACGAAGTGTTTGGGCAAAAAGTGTTTTTGagtccaaaaacacttttacaaactagGCCAAACATACACTGAGTTAAAATAATTGATTGTGAATTTATCTACTCTCTCATCCTGATTAATCGTTTACCTATTTTACTTTGGATGTTTCAGTCTATTATTTAACTCACTATTTTAGAAATGCATTTAATAGATGACTTGATTTTTCTCACTCAATTTGGTCTACTTCGTGCAGTACTTAAACATGAAATTTAAAAAAATTACTTCGTGCATTACTTTGAAGCTATCAAAACAGTGTAAGAGTATCTGGATAAGGGTTAAAAATGCCTTAAAAAAATACTTCCGTGTCCGGTCATTTTTTTtttacctatttcatttttttggtattttagtcaattgtttaactttctattttggtaatacttttgaaaaataatttaattatttacacTCAATTTGGCTCACTTATTATTAAATAATTAATCTTctttttttcttggttttgtgTCAAAATCAATAATAAGCAGtttttctctatatatatatcacTTAATTATTATGTCGAGTTGTCGACCATGTGTAAGTTTGAAATAATGTAGGGCGTAGAGTTgaagtcatttttttttttttgacaacgatGTAGAGTTGAAGTCATGGAGCAAAAACAGAGTGAAATGAAGCAAATCTTAAACAGTACTCGTGCTGACTCTGCTGAGTCACCACCAAGTCAAGTGGATTGACTTAAACAAAGTAACCAAACACATTCATCCATACAGACCATAATTCCATATTTACGTCTTTACTCAAACCACTAAAGAGCTCTCACCTTACTTCTAAATTAGTTTGAAGTGTTTGTCGGCATCTCAACATCGAacatgccctccatccttttagGAATTTAGGCAAATAttattatacaaccagttgtataataaacattgtacaaccctatacattaatccgagcttatgtgcaattttattgagttttgtaAGAGTGTGTTTTTATGTTGAAGGTGTGTAATTCAAAAACTTTAAAGCGTTTTTCGATTCttttaaacaaaactcgaaaactttagacAAATTTGGATTCTACACCATACAAccgtatacaactggttgtataatctactaattggCCAATGTGCTACATCCCCttaattaatacggagtatattatgACCTTATATTAAGTGAAAATTGTAAGTTACCATCTAATATTTTTAGTATTATACAAATTATCACTTTGTAttcatccccctactactaagagaataaaaattctagGCAAATAttattatacaaccagttgtataataaacattgtacaaccctatacattaatccgagcttatgtgcaattttattgagttttgtaAGAGTGTGTTTTTTTATGTTGAAGGGTGTGAATTCAAAAACTTTAAAGCATGGCTCAGATTCttttaaacaaaactcgaaaactttagtacacagctcggattctacaccatacaaccgtatacaactggttgtataatctactaattggCCAATGTGCTACATCCCCttaattaatacggagtatattatgACCTTATATTAAGTGAAAATTGTAAGTTACCATCTAATATTTTTAGTATTATACAAATTATCACTTTGTAttcatccccctactactaagagaataaaaattctcttatttttctctccaaaaggcatctaGCTAATTAAGGTaacaaattaattttttttttcattacattattatcttttcaattaatatattcttataattaaactctaatctttaaattaaaattcatatttatgacttattcattaaaatccataatttattatgcaatcatttCCATTTTCATAGATATTATTTTTCATtagttacactctaaaattacgcaaacTTCTTCTTATGATTATTGTCATCACTTACACCATAAAATTACATAACTCTGTTTCTTATATTATCCTTCATCAATATGGTGTATATTTTAAATGACGTaataatttttatgtatttttttaattaaaaaaaaatattagtctaattattcgtaaatcgtctttttaagTGCGTGGTATACTGTTTTTATCTGTTTTTGTTATAAGGTTTATACGCGTTTTAATTAAATTTTATGTTTTTACATCACTAaattgtaatttaatgtcataaattagtttcatgcaatgatatagcattatagagttaatttttatagtaaagtaaaaatggtttaagacaaaaataacttaacttaaagtgtcttttcattgtaataaacttttattttctacctcttactaagattaaattagtacattataacattaaaggtacagttaatttatgcaattaatttaatgagaatttctctttataaaacaaaactaaaaaataccgtgctgtagcacagggatctacactagtttattactccctccaattttctattatcttccctctttcccttttcacataagtttgattatcttctctctttccttttttggtaagtttcattcattttttattaatttctctctcctaaaaaatcaacaactcttattactttatctattctttattcatcattcattctttattattttctctcacctataaatttcacaacttacaatactttattctactttatttcttctttcttcccctttcttaatttttgtgcccaaaagaaaggggaagatataaggaaataggagggagtactaacTAGTGTAGAATTGTAGATTCCGCGCAAATGCGCAGTAAATATAGACCTTTTAATTTTTACCGTAATacttataaattttaaatttatatctcaagaatttttgtaaaaaaaattaatcaaGATAATTGAATAATTCTATGAaatgtgttttttatgaaaatattttgactacctcaaattattttaataaattcttttttcgtcacgaaattaataatatgagtaatatagttttatatcaattttgttttatttttgttaaaagaTTATACTTTATGTTTAATGATGAAAAGATTTTTCTAAATGagaaattagtttaataaatgaaaatctaatttgttttcaTATATAAGCTTGAACATTTTGGAGGGAGAACTTTAGAGAACTTTTATTTTTTTAGActttagtatataggaggattttCGATTGGTTTTTTACTTTATTTAAACTCTTAGGAATTAAGGGAAATAATTCTTTGAATAAAATACTTTAGGAATTTTTATTATGTTTctctatttttcaaattttgcTTCATACTTATTTAAAACAAGTTAAGAGTGTCATGATCTCAAAtattatttagtttactttttattttatttttaattacaaaattaGTGTTACCCCTTTAAGTATatctaatttaatttttatttatttccttATTAAAATAGAGAAATTTGCAACACCCATATATATTCATTTGTTTCCTTTTTTAAGTATTAGGCTCTGCTTGGTAAAACGAACAGAGAAGATACCTGAAACATGAAAAAGTACCTGgaaactgaaacctgaaaaaggTAGCTGGAAATTAGGAACTGAAAAggtaattgattatataaaaaaattatttggcaaactaactgaaaaggtagcttattttggtaaaatgacgtaaaagaatataataattatttaatatattatatatTGAAAGGGTAAAAAGGTAATATTACCAAGAATCGGGTACCTGAAATgtgaaatgctactctaggtagcatttcatttctgATAGCTTATTTGGGCAAATAAGTTATTTGTCAACCATTTCCAgaaaaataagctacctgaaattttTATCAAAAAGCTATTTCAGTCAAAACGGGTACAtgaaatgtcttgccaaacgGAGCTTTAGTAGATTTGGAGGGAAACTTTTAGATagacttattcttttagtataaggggaatGATTGATGCCGTAACCAATCAACTAAATCTTTCAGCTTTACATGTTTATTATTTAAGTTAATTTTGGTAATGATTGAGTAAATCCTTGTTAATATATTATGAATTAATGATATAACAATGATTGAGGAAATTCTTGTTAATATATTACGTTATATTTTTTGAATTCGCAGAACTGACCCAAGTGTGTTTAGTAGAATGCAAAAATAAAGGCCCAATTAGAAATTAATATAGTTTAGGCGGGAAAAAGAATCACCTATTTATTTAGTAAGTAGAGGATTATCAACTGCCTTAtcatgtactccctcctattcattttaactctcccctttTAAAAGGGCACGTAAATTAAGGGGaggattattttattgtaaagtattgtgatggtgtaaggtaattggagagatggaaggtattattgtggggtaagatgattaaaataagtattgttgtggggtaagatgattaaaataagataaagtatgagtattgtggggtattgttatgggctaaggtgattaaaataagtataaaactttactaaataaggaaagagagagagttatatgaatagatgaaaaaggaaagggggagagttaaaatgaataggagggagtatatatctCAACTCACATCGTATTTCAATACCGATCATATTTTTACTTATTTTTCGATTCGATTACCAACTAAACTTACAAATTACATTAACTAAACCTCAATTCACTCCATAAACCCCATTTACATATTTCAACTCTTTTAATTCAAAGCAGTGAAATTCAATGCCTCTCTCCTTCTTGTCTTCATCTTCTTCCCCACGGCAGCTAACTTTTCCTTGATGCTCATCATCTTCCCAACTAAGGCAAGTTATTGTAGTTCAATTGTTTTTAAATTTCTGAGCTAATTTAGGAATTAGTATTAGATCCATTGATTAGGGTTAATTTTCTGAGTTAATTTAGGGCTTGATTCTTTAACTGTACACAGTAATTTATTTGTAAAAGTCCTAATTTGTTCTAAATTTATGGCTAAAATAGTGTTTATTGACAAAATCAAGTCCAAAATTGAGCGCCTTTAGTTGTAGTCAATTCCAAATTTATGGGTTAATTTTAAGatgaacaatttttttttgtcttttctcCACTATATAGACCTAATGTCATCATATCAAATGGAGGTCAACCTACTCCTTTAGATGTTGGCAAGTGGAGGTGTGGCTTTTCTGTTTATCAACAAGCTCAAATCTGATCAGATTAAAATAAACATGGACTAGGTAAAGATTGGTAATCTGATGACCTTCATCGACGAGGAGAAGAAGAAAGCATTAGCTGAAATAAGGTACACGAAAGATGCAACAATGAAGGTTTAACAGAGAAGATGTACCTGAAATTGCTCGCTGATTTCTAGTGATGATCAATTAAGGATTGATTAAATTTGGTGATGATGTCAATTTAAGGGTTCAAATGTTCAATAGCTCATGTTTGAGTAATGATGGGTGATGTTCTTTAATTTTGGGTTTTGATTCTTTGACCAGTAAGTTTGTAACTTGCAATTTTGGGTTTACATCTAAAAAGTATTTTAATTAACAACACATGAATGATAACTCGAAAAATAACTAGAAACATGATCGGTATTGAAATACGGTCTGAGTTGAGATATATACATTATAATGTAGTAAATGaatgcaccaaaaataatgtagtaaatgaaatacaAGGTGCTAATTTGTAAAATACGGAAAATACTTGGAGGTAACTTACAATTTTCACTTATATTAAAAAGTACTTTGCACTCTATTAACGTAAGGGTTCTTTAATTTAAGGTGTCAGAATTGATTGAAATGGAGTGTAATATCATGGAGGTATGTAGTTAAGATcccatattatttacatattaaaaaaaaaaacattcaaaataatttttttttggatctatagttttaaattaatttctttaataAGAACCTTCTTTTTTCAAAGAGTAGAAGATAAATAGCACTGAGTAATTCTCTTCTACAACAGTcttttcgtgttttttttttttttttttttttttttttgataaacaCTGACCACTACTCTTAAATAGTGATTGCTTTGGAAAAAATGGTCATTATTTACCcaaaaataattattatttatcaaataaaattcACATTTTTCTTGAAATACGAACAACGGTCATACAACCCAATATCGGtattgctttttcacatacgccttttactctttcacatacgtagTTTACAATATTACCCttctcatttcttcattcctttacCCAATCAATTTTTTTATCCCTTCCATAATCCCCTCCACCATTAAATCACCACCACCCATCTCCATTAACCACCACACACCTCCATTAACCATCACCTCGCCAGAAATCCGTCACTCCGGCCGACCTCACGTCTGCCGACCCCGCGCTTGTGATTTCAGACAATTATAAAAGCCAGACAAAAGAAAGCACCACCAACAAGTACATGAGACAGTCATAGCCGTTATGACCAATTTGATTCCATAAAAACTAATATGTCAATACATGCATGTCATTTACCCTTTTGAATGAATTACTGTACATCTCAGTTGTTGTTTGACATAGAGAGCGTACAAACATCAACAAGACTATGTAGCTGATTAGCTAGGTGACAATGCCTTCCGCCATACATAATTGAATAACTTGTAGtgtgattaattgattataaaccctaattttagacaaaataattaataaacaataaaaaagtTTTTAATAATTGCTAAACAAATTagtattactttttttttttgaagagaaACAAATTAGTATTACTTcattaattgaaaattttgaagaatTGTAATCTATTGTTCAAGTTTTAGAAGAATTAGGTTTTCATTTTAGGGAAAATGATATATAAAAAACCTAATTTGTTTAGATTTAGGAAAAGGGTAGAGTATGGAAACTTTATGAAAAaaagtatgtgaaagagtaaagtccgtatgtgaaagagcaacaCCCCAATAGAATTTACAATACTAAATGATAATAATACTAGTTGAGCAAATAGCCAATGGCCAACCTCCAAGTGGAGGAATACTCGTACAATTTAATACGGAGAAGTATTAGATTTAGATTAGATATAGAAGATATAGATTCCTACTATTAGTTATCCATAAAGTGGGCCTTTGAATTACACAAAATCTcctttataaatacccacctcACAACTGGCCCATTTTCACCATTACTTTCCCTTCACCATTCTTCACCTTAACCTAAAATTTAATTCCATGCTTTCTATTTCTCTTCCGTCAACCGTCACCTCTCCCAAGCCCTTCTACCAATCACCTCACTCCACGTGTCACTCCTCCAACCTCCTCATATCGCCGAGATCCGTCAACCTCAGGCGCATCACTTGCGCCGCAACCGCCACAGCCGCCACTGCAACGACTTTCGCTGGAGTTGAAACGACAGCGTTTTCGTCGTTATACGATGTTCTTGGAATTTCTGCTGCCGCATCGAACGGCGAGATTAAGGCGGCGTACCGCCGCTTAGCGCGGTCGTGTCATCCTGACGTGGCGGGAGGTAGCGAGGATGCTACTGCTTTTATTCGTATTAATGATGCGTATTTGACGCTTTTGGATCCGGAGAAGCGTGCAGTATATGATCGGAGCTTGGTTTTACGGCAGCCATTGACTGCTGCGAGGTTTTATCGGATGTCGGCTTCGCCTTCGTCTTCGTCGTCGTTTTGTAGGTCTCCGAGGAGGAATTGGGAGAGTGATCAGTGCTGGTAGATATCTAATTTATCGATACTCCCTCTATTTCAATGAATTGTATACATTTTCTTCGGAATGGATGTAATAATTAATGTTGAAAAGGTAGGATTGGAGTTTTGTGTATAGTTGTGTGTAATTAGAGGTTATGGTTGTGCTCAATtatgaatattaatgtaattgGCTAATTAATCTAAATAAATTAGATATTTATATATGCCTTTGGTACATTTTTGCCTTTTTGGACAAGAAAACAACATTATTAGTGTCTTTATTCTAAAATGATTCGGAATCAGCCTTTTGGGACTAAGGTTTCTTATGTTGTTGATTCGGAATCAGTTTATATGAACTCATGAAGGATCTTTCAAAATCGGATGTATTATTAAATTGTGTTAAGTTGATAAGAAAGTCTTTCTTGTAAGTTGTAATCTTGCAAATTGCAATGAATGTAATGAAAACCTCAAAACACGGGTGTTTAAAACTAATGAAGGTCTTAtgctcccaaaaaaaaaaatgagggtGTCGAATATGATTGTACATATGTGCTATACTTTAAGGTTTGAATTGAAATTCATGAATAAACTTGTAAATTTAATGATCAAAATTATAGTCATGTCTCGAAAAATTTACAAGTCATTAAAATGGAGGAATTATACTCAAATGTTGATGGAAAATCGCGAAATTGGTGGTGGACACTAGAGTTTTAAGAGAATTGTCTGAGTGAGAATGTCGACTAGTTTGAAGTCGTAGTCAATTTGGAGTTATCCTTCAACCAATGTTATGGGGAAAGAAAGGCATGAGATATTGTCGATATCTCGTTAATGAGTTATGTGTGGTCTATAATTTTGCTtagtaaaaaagaaaaaaaaaatcacatatTTGTTATTCATCCCATTTCACTGATATTATTATTAACGGACGGGAGAAGCATAAATATTAGATTTACATTTCATGCATTCATGCCTCTTTATATTATGCTTCATCTATTCCGGTGATTAGATATCATTTTGATGTATATTATTCAATAGTTAAGTATTCTGTAGAATTAAATTGGCAATAATGTACTTCGTAGACTCGCCTCTTGGGATTCACATAACCTTAGCCCTTAGGGTAaaattattggtagtcttgagataAGACTTTGGGTGAGTCTTGACCCCACTTTCAAAGGAAATTATCCACTGAGtggatcacttttttttttttttttttttttaagtttataaaaaaaaaagtgaaatggaAAAGTAGAGTTTGAGGTGAGCGCGTGACTCTGGCTGATAATGTATGAAGTCTGAGTTGAGtctaaataataaagaaataataaaaattaGTGAAAAGCTTATGTGTCAGAATCTTAAAACTTTAGTGAGTTTTACCGATAATCTTACCCTTAATCTTGTGATTTTTTGGAAATTAAAAGAACGAGGGAATCACGAAATTAATTTGTTGCTAAGTGGATAGATCCTCTCCAATTCTAAAAGGATTTTAGAGCTCGATGGTCCAACTATCCCAAATCAATTACCAACAAAAACTTTGGGGGAAATGAAAGGCTGATATCAAACATTTATGTGGCTTATGCTTACATGGGGATGTTTTTCAGAACCCTTGATTTTCTTCAAATCCCTTATGCACTAAGTTAGGCGGTTAGGCCTTTGATTTGCAATAACTGAACCATCCAATACTTTTCAAAACCAGAGAGGATCAATTGGCGTTTCCTATATGTGGTTGATATTCATACAATATACCACGCACTTTCCATTGGTTATGTGTAATAGCGGCCTTTGATTTTCTTCAAGGCCCTTATGCACTATGTTAGGCGTTTGATTATCTTCAAGGCCTTCATGCACTATGTTAGGCCTTTGATTTGCCATAACTGGACCATCTGGTATTTTTCAGAATTGGCGAAGATTGTGTGTATGTGGTTGATACTCGTACAATATATCATGCACTTTCCGTTGGTTATGTGGTTGCATTACTTGCATAACAATCTCGTTTGGTGAAGTATGAATGGTAGAAGGCGGTTGCGTGTCAATATTATTTGTTGAAATATGAATGGTTGAAATCTTGAGTAGGAAAtgaagtttttttttgttttgtttcgcaTTCCATGTCATATATTCATTTGGACACATCATCTATCTACTAAAAAAATAGGTGATTTCTATCATTTTCTCGCCAAAAATCATATTCTAAAAAATGGAAACTAATGATAATTATGTtcatttactaaataaggaaactaaaaattacaaatacatctattatattttcattaaaattaatcttttcatcaaattagaGCATCCATAAGGGTGAGCAACAACTCAACGAACTTAACTTTCCACATCACCTTTTTGAGCTATAACACTTTTAAGCTACAAACTCCTCCAATGGTTAAGCTATAAGAGTTGTTGCTTAGATGAACCCAAATACATTTATTTAATTGGCATATATCACTTTGTGGGtccatttgagctactagctccatggagctagttgCTCAAATTAAGCTAGTTCATGTGGAGCTCTCCAATGATTGAGCAACTAGCTTGAAACTTTAAAATTTTGCAAGTAAGTCCTTTTGctcaaccattggagatgctcttatacggagtattatttttacTAAACTCTAAACTAGaatatattaggtaaaataaaataaaattgatataaaactataaattgttGAATCATTTATTGAtcctattattagatgatgagttGACTCATATTCTGTATAAAACCAAAACTAGAaatcgttgttattactttcgtgatcaaaaaaatttaaatatatatatatatatatatatatatatatatatatatatataaattgaaaatcattaactttatgctataaaaatattttcattaaaatatatttcaactcattactcaattctcttgacCAATTTTCagtttttacttttatttatcAAAGCAAAATACAACTATGAGAAATATAAACAATTATAAGATACCATATTATATAATTAACTTTATAAAAATACTAAACTTTAAGTAACGTGCATATAATGCACGAGGTCTAAACttgttaacaaataaaataaataaacatatTCTATATCTCAAAATAGGGTGATTTTCTTACATAATGCTATGAAACAAATTAATTCCGATCGTATGGCTATTTGAAACATAATTCTTACCATATAGTTAAGTTAGGATTGGATAATCCAAAGCAAAAGGGGTGGAAAGAACAAAAAGTAAATTTACCTTATTATTGTCTTGTAAACAAATTATTCCCTACATATTGTTACTTTAATTTATAATTTCAATTATGATAAAAgaatttaaaatatttttttttatttaatgtgTGCTAATATTACATAAAAAATACTCGTACTTTCTTCAtagctttatttatattttgtgttCGAAATAGTTGGATTAAAATCTAACATCGAAGCTAGTATAAGTGTGAGTTAtgtttcatctttttttttttgcgtctattctttctttttttatttttgcaaTAAATCGTACATTAAGCGGGAAGTGTAAAAAACCAAAAATGTTTGGCGTAATAGAAAAAAAAGAACGAACTATTGCAAAAAGAAAATGATGAAAAGTTATATTTCGGGCACAAAAATTAAGTCTATGAAAAAGTTCTTTTTTTTTGTAGTATTAATATacacaaataaaaaaaataaaatatttaaaattcgTTTATCATAATATATACCTAAATATGTTTGctttaaaattaaaaatgaataaaattaaaGTAGCAATATGTAGGGAATAATTTTCTTACAAGACAATACTTATAGAAAATTCCAGTATAAGGTTCTTTCCGATCCTTTTGCATTGAGTTATCCAGTCCTAGCTTAACTATGTGGTGGGAAATATTTTTCAAGTAACCATGTGGTGGGAATTAATTTATCTCAAAGCATTATGTAAGGAAATCACCCCTCAGAATAAGAGATACAAAACTGAAATGGATTACTTTCACCTGTTCCAAAATGTGTAGTGTATTGACTCGTTTACAATTTGTGCTTTACACCGATTGTAGTTGAATTCAATCACCGACTCCTGAAAAATATCTTACATTTTCATTGTACTCTCTTAAAATCGTTTTATGATATTctctaatttttatttattttgtcaaatgtaaATCTAAAACCGTTTTATATATTAGAATACGCTTGATTAAATCCGTTGACACTTCAAAGGAAATCAACCAAAGAGAATGAAGATGATCTTGGGAGATAATATCTTGCTAATTAGCCAATAAAATCAAGTTTGTCAATGATGAAAATAATGATTAAGTTAGTTGATTGATTAATgaataaaataaacaaattagTCAGAGTAGTTTTTTAATTGTGGAAAAATAAAAGGATCTAGTGCTTGTAAAAAGCACTACCAAGAGACTCGGACTCATCTATTAAAAGCTGTTAACCTGAGACTAAATGAGTTAAATTCCTATAAAGGACTAAATGAGTGATCTACTATATTGCATAATTTGCATTACCCGATCCAGACTCATGTTTATGGCGGATTAGGGAGGAGAATA contains:
- the LOC141587573 gene encoding chaperone protein dnaJ 11, chloroplastic-like, which encodes MLSISLPSTVTSPKPFYQSPHSTCHSSNLLISPRSVNLRRITCAATATAATATTFAGVETTAFSSLYDVLGISAAASNGEIKAAYRRLARSCHPDVAGGSEDATAFIRINDAYLTLLDPEKRAVYDRSLVLRQPLTAARFYRMSASPSSSSSFCRSPRRNWESDQCW